One region of Microbacterium sufflavum genomic DNA includes:
- the rpsC gene encoding 30S ribosomal protein S3, which yields MGQKVNPYGFRLGITTDHVSRWFSDSTKPGQRYADYVAEDIKIRRLLQTQLDRAGVSNIEIERTRDRVRVDIHTARPGIVIGRRGAEAERIRGDLEKLTGKQIQLNILEVKNPEADAQLVAQGIAEQLSARVAFRRAMRKGLQGAQRAGAKGIRIQVSGRLGGAEMSRSEFYREGRVPLHTLRANIDYGFYEAKTTFGRIGVKVWIYKGDLTAKELAREQANAPKSRRDDRGDRRRAPRNEAPVAEGASA from the coding sequence ATGGGACAGAAGGTCAACCCGTACGGCTTCCGCCTCGGCATCACCACGGACCACGTGTCGCGCTGGTTCTCCGACTCGACGAAGCCGGGTCAGCGTTACGCCGACTACGTGGCCGAGGACATCAAGATCCGTCGCCTGCTGCAGACGCAGCTCGACCGCGCCGGCGTCTCGAACATCGAGATCGAGCGCACCCGTGACCGCGTCCGCGTCGACATCCACACCGCCCGGCCGGGCATCGTGATCGGTCGTCGTGGTGCAGAGGCCGAGCGCATCCGCGGCGACCTCGAAAAGCTCACGGGCAAGCAGATCCAGCTGAACATCCTCGAGGTCAAGAACCCCGAGGCCGACGCTCAGCTGGTCGCGCAGGGCATCGCCGAGCAGCTCTCTGCTCGTGTGGCGTTCCGTCGCGCGATGCGCAAGGGTCTGCAGGGCGCTCAGCGCGCCGGCGCCAAGGGCATCCGCATCCAGGTCTCGGGCCGTCTCGGCGGCGCTGAGATGAGCCGCTCGGAGTTCTACCGCGAGGGTCGTGTGCCGCTGCACACGCTGCGCGCGAACATCGACTACGGCTTCTACGAGGCCAAGACCACCTTCGGCCGCATCGGCGTGAAGGTGTGGATCTACAAGGGCGACCTCACCGCCAAGGAGCTCGCACGCGAGCAGGCCAACGCGCCGAAGTCGCGCCGCGACGACCGTGGTGACCGCCGCCGTGCCCCGCGCAACGAGGCACCTGTTGCAGAAGGAGCTTCGGCATAA
- the tuf gene encoding elongation factor Tu, which translates to MAKAKFERTKPHVNIGTIGHVDHGKTTLSAAISKVLADKYPSDTNVQRDFASIDSAPEERQRGITINISHIEYETPKRHYAHVDAPGHADYVKNMITGAAQMDGAILVVAATDGPMAQTREHVLLAKQVGVPYLLVALNKSDAVDDEEILELVELEVRELLAGQGFDEDAPVVRVSALKALEGDEKWTQAILDLMQAVDDSVPDPERDRDKPFLMPVEDVFTITGRGTVVTGRAERGTLAINSEVEIVGLRPTQKTTVTGIEMFHKQLDEAWAGENCGLLLRGTKREDVERGQVIVKPGSVTPHTDFEGTAYILSKDEGGRHNPFYTNYRPQFYFRTTDVTGVISLPEGTEMVMPGDTTDMTVELIQPIAMEEGLGFAIREGGRTVGAGTVTKIIK; encoded by the coding sequence GTGGCTAAGGCCAAGTTCGAGCGGACCAAGCCGCACGTCAACATCGGAACGATCGGTCACGTCGACCACGGCAAGACCACGCTCTCCGCAGCGATCTCGAAGGTGCTTGCTGACAAGTACCCGTCCGACACGAACGTGCAGCGTGACTTCGCTTCCATCGACTCGGCGCCGGAAGAGCGCCAGCGTGGTATCACGATCAACATCTCGCACATCGAGTACGAGACCCCGAAGCGCCACTACGCGCACGTCGACGCTCCCGGCCACGCCGACTACGTCAAGAACATGATCACGGGTGCGGCTCAGATGGACGGCGCGATCCTCGTGGTCGCCGCCACCGACGGCCCGATGGCCCAGACGCGCGAGCACGTGCTGCTCGCCAAGCAGGTCGGCGTTCCCTACCTGCTGGTCGCGCTGAACAAGTCGGACGCGGTCGACGACGAGGAGATCCTGGAGCTCGTCGAGCTCGAGGTCCGCGAGCTGCTCGCCGGCCAGGGCTTCGACGAGGACGCTCCTGTCGTCCGCGTCTCCGCTCTCAAGGCTCTCGAGGGCGACGAGAAGTGGACCCAGGCGATCCTGGACCTGATGCAGGCTGTCGACGACAGCGTTCCGGACCCGGAGCGTGACCGTGACAAGCCCTTCCTCATGCCCGTCGAGGACGTCTTCACGATCACCGGTCGTGGCACCGTCGTCACGGGTCGCGCCGAGCGTGGCACGCTGGCCATCAACTCCGAGGTCGAGATCGTGGGTCTGCGTCCGACGCAGAAGACGACCGTCACCGGTATCGAGATGTTCCACAAGCAGCTCGACGAGGCCTGGGCCGGCGAGAACTGTGGTCTGCTCCTCCGCGGCACCAAGCGCGAGGACGTGGAGCGTGGCCAGGTCATCGTGAAGCCGGGTTCGGTTACGCCGCACACCGACTTCGAGGGCACCGCGTACATCCTGTCCAAGGACGAGGGTGGCCGCCACAACCCCTTCTACACGAACTACCGCCCGCAGTTCTACTTCCGCACCACGGACGTCACCGGCGTCATCTCGCTGCCCGAGGGCACCGAGATGGTCATGCCCGGCGACACCACCGACATGACGGTCGAGCTGATCCAGCCGATCGCCATGGAGGAGGGCCTCGGCTTCGCCATCCGTGAGGGTGGTCGTACGGTCGGCGCCGGTACGGTGACGAAGATCATCAAGTAA
- the rplD gene encoding 50S ribosomal protein L4: MADSTLALDVLKADGKKAGSVELPAALFDVKTNIPLIHQVVVAQLAAARQGTHSTKRRGEVSGAGRKPFKQKGTGNARQGSIRAPHMTGGGIVHGPKPRDYSQRTPKKMIAAALLGALSDRFRGDRLHAIDTFGTDGAPSTKAAAGFLAQVATSKNVLVVIERGDELALKSLRNLGNVHLLSFDQLNAYDVLVSDDIVFTQAALEGFIASKSGANQEVSA; the protein is encoded by the coding sequence ATGGCTGACTCCACTCTCGCGCTCGACGTCCTCAAGGCAGACGGCAAGAAGGCTGGCTCGGTCGAGCTGCCCGCCGCTCTGTTCGACGTCAAGACGAACATCCCGCTCATCCACCAGGTCGTCGTCGCGCAGCTCGCGGCGGCTCGCCAGGGCACGCACTCGACCAAGCGTCGTGGCGAGGTCTCCGGCGCCGGCCGCAAGCCCTTCAAGCAGAAGGGCACGGGTAACGCCCGTCAGGGCTCGATCCGCGCGCCGCACATGACCGGCGGTGGCATCGTCCACGGCCCGAAGCCGCGTGACTACTCGCAGCGCACGCCCAAGAAGATGATCGCGGCCGCCCTCCTCGGCGCGCTCAGCGACCGCTTCCGCGGCGACCGCCTGCACGCGATCGACACGTTCGGCACCGACGGTGCTCCGTCGACCAAGGCCGCCGCGGGCTTCCTCGCCCAGGTCGCCACGTCGAAGAACGTGCTCGTGGTCATCGAGCGCGGCGACGAGCTCGCGCTCAAGAGCCTGCGCAACCTCGGCAACGTGCACCTGCTGTCGTTCGACCAGCTCAACGCCTACGACGTTCTCGTCTCCGACGACATCGTCTTCACCCAGGCCGCGCTCGAGGGCTTCATCGCCTCCAAGTCCGGCGCCAACCAGGAGGTCTCCGCATGA
- the rpsE gene encoding 30S ribosomal protein S5: MTEAAAATSETAAGTTQAEPTRDQRDGRRGGRDRNQGGRDRNSRDRGDNQFLERVVTINRVSKVVKGGRRFSFTALVVVGDGNGLVGVGYGKAREVPLAISKGVEEAKRNFFRVPRVGSTIPHPVQGESAAGVVLLRPAAAGTGVIAGGPVRAVLECAGIHDVLSKSLGSSNTINIVHATVTALKELEEPRAVAARRGLEFDQVAPARLVRAEAEAIAAQKVGA, encoded by the coding sequence GTGACCGAAGCGGCAGCTGCCACTTCCGAGACGGCCGCCGGCACCACGCAGGCTGAGCCGACTCGTGACCAGCGGGACGGCCGCCGCGGCGGACGTGACCGCAACCAGGGCGGCCGCGACCGCAACTCGCGCGACCGCGGCGACAACCAGTTCCTGGAGCGCGTCGTCACCATCAACCGCGTCTCGAAGGTCGTGAAGGGTGGTCGTCGCTTCAGCTTCACCGCTCTCGTGGTCGTCGGTGACGGCAACGGTCTGGTGGGCGTCGGCTACGGCAAGGCCCGCGAGGTCCCCCTGGCGATCTCGAAGGGTGTCGAAGAGGCCAAGCGCAACTTCTTCCGCGTGCCCCGCGTCGGCAGCACCATCCCGCACCCCGTGCAGGGTGAGTCGGCCGCCGGTGTCGTGCTGCTGCGTCCGGCCGCTGCCGGTACCGGTGTGATCGCCGGTGGTCCGGTCCGCGCCGTGCTCGAGTGCGCTGGTATCCACGACGTGCTGTCCAAGTCGCTCGGCTCGTCGAACACGATCAACATCGTGCACGCGACGGTCACCGCCCTGAAGGAGCTCGAGGAGCCCCGCGCCGTCGCCGCACGTCGTGGTCTCGAGTTCGACCAGGTCGCCCCGGCGCGTCTCGTCCGCGCCGAGGCCGAGGCCATCGCCGCACAGAAGGTAGGTGCCTGA
- the rpsJ gene encoding 30S ribosomal protein S10 codes for MAGQKIRIRLKSYDHEVIDTSARKIVDTVTRAGATVVGPVPLPTEKNVVCVIRSPHKYKDSREHFEMRTHKRLIDIVDPTPKAVDSLMRLDLPADVNIEIKL; via the coding sequence ATGGCGGGACAGAAGATCCGCATTCGCCTGAAGTCGTATGACCACGAGGTCATCGACACGTCCGCACGCAAGATCGTCGACACCGTGACCCGTGCGGGCGCGACTGTCGTCGGACCCGTGCCCCTTCCGACCGAGAAGAACGTCGTGTGCGTCATCCGGTCGCCCCACAAGTACAAGGACAGCCGCGAGCACTTCGAGATGCGCACCCACAAGCGTCTGATCGACATCGTCGACCCGACGCCCAAGGCCGTCGACTCGCTGATGCGCCTCGACCTGCCGGCCGACGTCAACATCGAGATCAAGCTCTGA
- the rplW gene encoding 50S ribosomal protein L23 — MSEQASVLQTALNKDPRDIILKPVVSEKSYGLIDEGKYTFLVDPRASKTEIKLAIEKIFGVKVASVNTINRVGKARRTRFGTGKRKDTKRAIVSLKSGTIDIFTAIG, encoded by the coding sequence ATGAGCGAGCAGGCATCTGTTCTCCAGACGGCCCTGAACAAGGACCCGCGCGACATCATCCTGAAGCCGGTCGTGTCCGAGAAGAGCTACGGGCTCATCGACGAGGGTAAGTACACCTTCCTCGTCGACCCGCGCGCTTCGAAGACCGAGATCAAGCTCGCCATCGAGAAGATCTTCGGTGTCAAGGTCGCGTCGGTCAACACGATCAACCGCGTCGGCAAGGCCCGTCGCACCCGCTTCGGCACGGGCAAGCGCAAGGACACCAAGCGCGCCATCGTGAGCCTGAAGTCGGGCACCATCGACATCTTCACGGCAATCGGCTGA
- the rplR gene encoding 50S ribosomal protein L18, giving the protein MAVKSKSDARARRHARLRKKIVGTEARPRLVVNRSARHVFVQLVDDSKGHTVASASTLETDLRSLEGDKTAKARKVGELLAERAKAAGVSEAVFDRGGNRYAGRVAAIADGAREGGLAL; this is encoded by the coding sequence ATGGCTGTGAAGTCGAAGTCCGACGCCCGCGCGCGTCGTCACGCCCGTCTTCGCAAGAAGATCGTGGGCACCGAGGCGCGTCCGCGTCTCGTCGTCAACCGTTCGGCGCGTCACGTCTTCGTGCAGCTCGTCGACGACAGCAAGGGCCACACGGTCGCGTCGGCATCGACGCTCGAGACCGACCTGCGCTCGCTCGAGGGCGACAAGACCGCCAAGGCTCGCAAGGTCGGCGAGCTGCTCGCCGAGCGTGCGAAGGCTGCCGGCGTTTCCGAGGCTGTGTTCGACCGTGGCGGCAACCGCTACGCGGGTCGTGTCGCCGCCATCGCCGACGGCGCCCGTGAAGGGGGTCTGGCACTGTGA
- the rplV gene encoding 50S ribosomal protein L22 — translation MVESIARVRHIRVTPQKARRVVALIKGKQAQEALAILKFAQQSASEPIYKLVASAMANAQVKADRDGEYLDEQDLYVKNAYVDEGTTLKRFQPRAQGRAFQIKKRTSHITVVLSTPEAAPAAAGDSNKKASK, via the coding sequence ATGGTGGAGTCCATCGCACGCGTGCGACACATCCGCGTGACCCCTCAGAAGGCTCGTCGTGTCGTCGCGCTCATCAAGGGCAAGCAGGCCCAGGAAGCTCTCGCGATCCTGAAGTTCGCGCAGCAGAGCGCCAGTGAGCCGATCTACAAGCTTGTCGCGTCGGCCATGGCCAACGCGCAGGTCAAGGCGGATCGTGACGGCGAGTACCTCGACGAGCAGGACCTGTACGTGAAGAACGCGTACGTGGACGAGGGCACGACGCTCAAGCGTTTCCAGCCCCGTGCACAGGGTCGCGCTTTCCAGATCAAGAAGCGCACGAGCCACATCACGGTCGTGCTCTCGACGCCGGAGGCGGCTCCTGCCGCGGCCGGCGACAGCAACAAGAAGGCGAGCAAGTAA
- the rpsH gene encoding 30S ribosomal protein S8, whose protein sequence is MTMTDPVADMLTRLRNANSAHHDSVTLPSSKLKTHIAEILQQEGYIAGWETSDARVGKNLTLTLKYGPNRERSIAGIKRVSKPGLRVYAKSTEIPTVLGGLGVAILSTSSGLLTDRQAEQKGVGGEVLAYVW, encoded by the coding sequence ATGACAATGACAGACCCGGTCGCAGACATGCTGACCCGTCTGCGCAACGCGAACTCGGCGCACCACGACTCCGTGACCCTGCCGTCGAGCAAGCTCAAGACGCACATCGCGGAGATCCTCCAGCAGGAGGGCTACATCGCCGGTTGGGAGACGTCCGACGCGCGCGTGGGCAAGAACCTCACGCTGACGCTGAAGTACGGCCCGAACCGCGAGCGCTCCATCGCGGGCATCAAGCGCGTGTCGAAGCCCGGCCTTCGCGTGTACGCGAAGTCCACCGAGATCCCCACGGTCCTCGGCGGCCTCGGCGTGGCCATCCTGTCCACCTCCTCCGGTCTCCTCACGGACCGCCAGGCTGAGCAGAAGGGCGTGGGCGGAGAAGTTCTCGCCTACGTGTGGTAA
- the rplE gene encoding 50S ribosomal protein L5 has product MATTDAAVAGKIQPRLKAKYNAEIKKALQDEFGYSNVMQIPGLVKVVVNTGVGEAARDSKVIDGAVEDLTRITGQKPIVTKARKSIAQFKLREGQAIGAHVTLRGDRAWEFVDRLVSLALPRIRDFRGLSAKQFDGNGNYTFGLQEQSVFHEIDQDKIDRVRGFDITVVTSAKTDDEGRALLRHLGFPFRADDAQA; this is encoded by the coding sequence ATGGCAACGACCGACGCTGCGGTGGCTGGCAAGATCCAGCCCCGCCTGAAGGCGAAGTACAACGCCGAGATCAAGAAGGCTCTGCAGGACGAGTTCGGCTACTCGAACGTCATGCAGATCCCCGGCCTGGTCAAGGTGGTCGTGAACACCGGTGTCGGCGAGGCGGCTCGCGACAGCAAGGTGATCGATGGTGCGGTCGAGGACCTCACCCGCATCACCGGTCAGAAGCCGATCGTCACGAAGGCTCGCAAGTCGATCGCGCAGTTCAAGCTGCGTGAGGGACAGGCCATCGGCGCGCACGTCACCCTCCGCGGTGACCGCGCGTGGGAGTTCGTGGACCGTCTGGTGTCGCTCGCTCTGCCCCGCATCCGCGACTTCCGCGGTCTGTCGGCCAAGCAGTTCGACGGCAACGGCAACTACACGTTCGGTCTCCAGGAGCAGAGCGTGTTCCACGAGATCGATCAGGACAAGATCGACCGCGTCCGGGGCTTCGACATCACCGTCGTGACCTCGGCGAAGACGGACGACGAGGGCCGCGCGCTTCTGCGTCACCTCGGCTTCCCGTTCCGCGCGGACGACGCTCAGGCGTAA
- the rplN gene encoding 50S ribosomal protein L14, with the protein MIQQESRLKVADNTGAKELLTIRVLGGSRRRYAGLGDTIVATVKDAIPGGNVKKGDVVKAVIVRTKKEVRRPDGSYIKFDENAAVILKNDGEPRGTRIFGPVGRELRDKKFMKIVSLAPEVI; encoded by the coding sequence GTGATTCAGCAGGAGTCCCGACTCAAGGTCGCCGACAACACCGGCGCCAAGGAGCTGCTCACGATCCGCGTTCTCGGTGGTTCGCGCCGCCGCTACGCGGGCCTGGGCGACACCATCGTCGCGACCGTCAAGGACGCGATCCCCGGTGGCAACGTCAAGAAGGGCGACGTCGTCAAGGCGGTCATCGTCCGCACCAAGAAGGAGGTCCGTCGTCCGGACGGCTCCTACATCAAGTTCGACGAGAACGCCGCCGTCATCCTGAAGAACGACGGGGAGCCCCGCGGCACCCGTATCTTCGGCCCGGTCGGCCGTGAGCTTCGCGACAAGAAGTTCATGAAGATCGTCTCGCTGGCACCGGAGGTCATCTGA
- the rplB gene encoding 50S ribosomal protein L2, with translation MAIRKYKPTTPGRRGSSVADFAEITRSTPEKSLLRPLSKTGGRNNQGRITTRHIGGGHKRQYRVIDFRRNDKDGVNARVAHIEYDPNRTARIALLHYFDGEKRYILAPAKLNQGDIVESGPAADIKPGNNLPLKNIPTGTVIHAIELRPGGGAKMARSAGASVRLVAKDGPYAQLRLPSGEIRNVDARCRATIGEVGNAEQSNINWGKAGRMRWKGVRPTVRGVAMNPVDHPHGGGEGKTSGGRHPVSPWGQAEGRTRHANKESDKYIVRRRNAGKKRK, from the coding sequence ATGGCTATTCGCAAGTACAAGCCCACGACCCCGGGCCGTCGCGGCTCGTCGGTGGCTGACTTCGCCGAGATCACCCGATCGACGCCGGAGAAGTCGCTGCTGCGCCCGCTCTCGAAGACCGGTGGTCGCAACAACCAGGGCCGCATCACGACCCGTCACATCGGTGGTGGCCACAAGCGCCAGTACCGCGTCATCGACTTCCGTCGCAATGACAAGGACGGCGTGAACGCCCGTGTCGCTCACATCGAGTACGACCCCAACCGCACCGCGCGCATCGCGCTCCTGCACTACTTCGACGGCGAGAAGCGCTACATCCTCGCGCCGGCGAAGCTGAACCAGGGCGACATCGTCGAGTCGGGCCCCGCGGCGGACATCAAGCCGGGAAACAACCTCCCGCTGAAGAACATCCCCACGGGTACCGTCATCCACGCCATCGAGCTCCGCCCCGGCGGCGGCGCGAAGATGGCGCGCTCGGCCGGTGCATCCGTCCGCCTCGTGGCGAAGGACGGCCCCTACGCCCAGCTGCGTCTGCCCTCCGGCGAGATCCGCAACGTCGATGCGCGCTGCCGCGCGACCATCGGCGAGGTCGGCAACGCCGAGCAGTCGAACATCAACTGGGGCAAGGCCGGCCGCATGCGCTGGAAGGGCGTCCGCCCGACCGTCCGTGGTGTCGCGATGAACCCGGTCGACCACCCGCACGGTGGTGGTGAGGGCAAGACGTCCGGTGGTCGTCACCCGGTCTCCCCGTGGGGTCAGGCCGAGGGTCGCACCCGTCACGCCAACAAGGAAAGCGACAAGTACATCGTGCGTCGTCGCAACGCCGGCAAGAAGCGCAAGTAG
- the rplF gene encoding 50S ribosomal protein L6, with protein sequence MSRIGRLPIDVPAGVTVSVDGREVAVKGPKGELTLTVASPIEVSVEENQVLVTRPDDERESRSLHGLTRTLINNNIIGVTQGYSKGLEVVGTGYRVQQKGSSVEFALGFSHPVLIDPPAGITLTVEGTNKLTVSGIDKQAVGEAAANIRKIRKPEPYKGKGVRYAGEVVRRKAGKAGK encoded by the coding sequence ATGTCGCGTATTGGACGACTTCCCATCGACGTTCCCGCGGGCGTGACCGTTTCGGTCGACGGCCGTGAGGTCGCGGTGAAGGGCCCCAAGGGTGAGCTCACCCTCACGGTGGCCAGCCCCATCGAGGTGTCGGTCGAGGAGAACCAGGTTCTCGTCACCCGCCCCGACGACGAGCGCGAGTCCCGGTCGCTTCACGGCCTGACCCGCACGCTCATCAACAACAACATCATCGGCGTGACCCAGGGCTACTCCAAGGGTCTCGAGGTCGTCGGCACCGGTTACCGCGTGCAGCAGAAGGGCAGCTCGGTCGAGTTCGCCCTCGGCTTCTCGCACCCGGTCCTGATCGACCCGCCCGCCGGCATCACGCTCACGGTCGAGGGCACGAACAAGCTCACCGTCAGCGGGATCGACAAGCAGGCCGTCGGTGAGGCGGCTGCGAACATCCGCAAGATCCGCAAGCCCGAGCCGTACAAGGGCAAGGGTGTGCGCTACGCCGGCGAGGTCGTGCGTCGCAAGGCCGGAAAGGCTGGTAAGTAA
- the rpsS gene encoding 30S ribosomal protein S19 produces the protein MPRSLKKGPFVDEHLLRKVVVQNEAGTKNVIKTWSRRSMIIPAMLGHTIAVHDGRKHIPVFVSETMVGHKLGEFAPTRTFRGHEKDDKKGRRR, from the coding sequence ATGCCTCGCAGTCTTAAGAAGGGCCCCTTCGTCGACGAGCACCTGCTTCGCAAGGTGGTCGTGCAGAACGAAGCCGGCACCAAGAACGTCATCAAGACCTGGTCCCGTCGGTCCATGATCATCCCGGCCATGCTGGGTCACACGATCGCGGTCCACGACGGACGCAAGCACATCCCCGTGTTCGTGTCCGAGACCATGGTCGGTCACAAGCTGGGCGAGTTCGCGCCCACCCGCACCTTCCGCGGCCACGAGAAGGACGACAAGAAGGGCCGTCGCCGCTGA
- the rpsQ gene encoding 30S ribosomal protein S17 — protein MATKKEAAVEVEHAAHDVRDADARGYRKARRGYVVSDKMDKTIVVEVEDRVKHPLYGKVIRRTSKVKAHDEANTAGIGDLVLINETRPLSATKRWRLVEILEKAK, from the coding sequence ATGGCCACCAAGAAGGAAGCTGCCGTCGAGGTTGAGCACGCCGCTCACGACGTGCGCGACGCGGACGCCCGCGGGTACCGCAAGGCCCGTCGCGGCTACGTCGTCAGCGACAAGATGGACAAGACCATCGTCGTCGAGGTGGAGGACCGCGTGAAGCACCCGCTTTACGGCAAGGTCATCCGCCGCACGTCGAAGGTCAAGGCGCACGATGAGGCGAACACCGCCGGCATCGGCGACCTGGTCCTGATCAACGAGACCCGCCCGCTGAGCGCCACGAAGCGCTGGCGCCTGGTGGAGATTCTGGAGAAGGCCAAGTGA
- the rplP gene encoding 50S ribosomal protein L16, with the protein MLIPRKVKYRKQHHPGRSGQATGGTKVSFGEFGIQALTPAYVTNRQIESARIAMTRHIKRGGKVWINIYPDRPLTKKPAETRMGSGKGSPEWWVANVKPGRVLFEVAGVDEQLAREALTRAIHKLPLKARIIKREEGDA; encoded by the coding sequence ATGCTCATCCCCCGTAAGGTCAAGTACCGCAAGCAGCACCACCCGGGTCGCTCGGGTCAGGCCACCGGCGGCACGAAGGTCTCCTTCGGCGAGTTCGGCATCCAGGCCCTCACGCCCGCGTACGTGACGAACCGTCAGATCGAGTCCGCTCGTATCGCGATGACCCGTCACATCAAGCGTGGCGGCAAGGTGTGGATCAACATCTACCCGGACCGTCCGCTCACGAAGAAGCCGGCCGAGACCCGCATGGGTTCCGGTAAGGGTTCCCCCGAGTGGTGGGTCGCCAACGTCAAGCCGGGCCGCGTCCTCTTCGAGGTCGCGGGTGTCGACGAGCAGCTCGCTCGCGAGGCACTGACCCGTGCAATCCACAAGCTGCCGCTCAAGGCACGCATCATCAAGCGCGAGGAGGGCGACGCGTAA
- the rplX gene encoding 50S ribosomal protein L24, protein MAKIKKGDLVQVISGAKPERGGDRGKQGKVLDILVEQNRVVVEGVNYVTKHTRVGQTQRGTKTGGLETVEAPIHISNVALVDPSTKKPTKVGHRVEEQTKDGVKRTVRVRYAKKSGKDL, encoded by the coding sequence ATGGCGAAGATCAAGAAGGGCGACCTGGTTCAGGTCATCTCGGGCGCCAAGCCCGAGCGTGGTGGCGACCGCGGCAAGCAGGGCAAGGTGCTCGACATCCTCGTCGAGCAGAACCGTGTCGTCGTCGAGGGCGTCAACTACGTCACCAAGCACACGCGCGTCGGTCAGACGCAGCGTGGCACCAAGACGGGTGGCCTCGAGACCGTCGAGGCGCCCATCCACATCTCGAACGTCGCACTCGTCGACCCCTCGACCAAGAAGCCGACCAAGGTCGGCCACCGGGTCGAGGAGCAGACCAAGGACGGCGTCAAGCGCACCGTCCGCGTGCGGTACGCGAAGAAGAGCGGTAAGGACCTCTGA
- the rplC gene encoding 50S ribosomal protein L3 codes for MADINSKVSKGMLGTKLGMTQVWNENGKLVPVTVIELAPNVVTQIRTPEKDGYNAVQIAYGQIDPRKVNKPLSAHFEAAGVTPRRHVTEIRTADAADYSLGQELTVDGTFEAGQLVDVVGTSKGKGTAGVMKRHNFKGVSASHGAHRNHRKPGSIGASSTPSRVFKGMRMAGRMGGERVTVLNLTVHAIDIEKGLMLVKGAVPGARGRIVYVRNAVKGA; via the coding sequence ATGGCTGACATCAACTCCAAGGTTTCCAAGGGCATGCTGGGCACGAAGCTCGGCATGACCCAGGTGTGGAACGAGAACGGCAAGCTCGTTCCCGTCACCGTCATCGAGCTCGCGCCGAACGTGGTCACGCAGATCCGTACGCCCGAGAAGGACGGCTACAACGCCGTGCAGATCGCGTACGGCCAGATCGACCCCCGCAAGGTGAACAAGCCCCTCTCGGCTCACTTCGAGGCAGCCGGCGTCACGCCGCGTCGCCACGTGACCGAGATCCGCACGGCCGACGCCGCCGACTACTCGCTGGGCCAGGAGCTCACGGTGGACGGCACGTTCGAGGCCGGCCAGCTCGTCGACGTCGTCGGCACGAGCAAGGGCAAGGGCACCGCCGGTGTCATGAAGCGCCACAACTTCAAGGGCGTCTCCGCCTCGCACGGTGCGCACCGCAACCACCGCAAGCCCGGTTCGATCGGCGCCTCGTCGACCCCGAGCCGTGTCTTCAAGGGCATGCGCATGGCCGGCCGTATGGGTGGCGAGCGCGTGACCGTCCTCAACCTCACGGTGCACGCCATCGACATCGAGAAGGGTCTGATGCTCGTCAAGGGCGCCGTCCCCGGTGCTCGTGGCCGCATCGTCTACGTCCGCAACGCAGTGAAGGGTGCCTGA
- the rpmC gene encoding 50S ribosomal protein L29, translating into MAIGTKELAPAELDTFEDQRLVEELRKAKEELFNLRFQSATGQLESHGRIRAVKRDIARLYTVIRERELGIRATPAPVEAPAKKATKSKAKKADAADDAVKEEAE; encoded by the coding sequence ATGGCGATCGGCACCAAGGAGCTCGCTCCGGCAGAGCTCGACACGTTCGAAGACCAGCGCCTCGTTGAGGAGCTGCGCAAGGCCAAGGAGGAGCTGTTCAACCTCCGTTTCCAGTCGGCCACCGGCCAGCTGGAGAGCCACGGCCGCATCCGCGCCGTCAAGCGCGACATCGCGCGCCTGTACACCGTGATCCGCGAGCGTGAGCTGGGCATCCGTGCGACGCCCGCTCCGGTCGAGGCTCCCGCGAAGAAGGCGACCAAGTCGAAGGCGAAGAAGGCGGACGCCGCCGACGACGCCGTGAAGGAAGAGGCTGAGTGA